The genomic DNA TGGAATTTATACCTGGTTGTGATAACGACAGAAGGGATAAGATCCGACTGAAGAATGAGAGGAAGCACCAGAGACAGAGGGAAAGGAGAGCTCATGAGTTGCACGAGCGATGTGTTGCGTATCTAATGTCGAGAAAGCTAGAAAAACTTGTGCAGAAGTTAGTGGCGATGGGATTCACTACCGAGCGAGCAACATTGGCTTTGAAGTTAAACAACGGAAAATTAGAAGAATCGATATCGTGGCTATTTGAAGGAGGAAGTGAAGCGAAAGATACTACCAACCTTGTAAGTGATGGTAATTTGAAGATCGACATAAGTGAAGCGCTTGAACAAATTTATGCTCTGGAAGTAAAGTACAATTGTTCAAAGCAAGAAGTCGAAAGAGCAGTTGTTGCCTGTGAAGGTGATCTTCAAAAGGCAGAAAACACGTTAAAATCTCAGAAGGAAGAATCTCATGTGAATCAGTCAGAAGATTCTgctcaaaataataatagttcGATTAGATCTCATGGATTACAACCAGCGTCAGTATCAATACAGCAGAGAGGGAATGAAAGTGATTTCAACTATTACAATGTACGTGGTGCTGATTCTATGTTCCATGATCCTGAAAATAGGAATCCACAGTCTCTACACTTGAATCATCAAAATGAACTGACACAGAAAAGATGGGGTGTTGGTGCTACAGCATCAAATCCTTCAAATATGTTACAATCCATGCAAGCAATGTCACCGTATGTTAAAATGGAGGTGCAGCCGAGTGCCTTTAGGAACGACGGAAGAATGATTCATCAAGGCGTAGGAAGGGAACCGGTAGTCATGATGCAGCATCCACAATTCGCCGATGCCAAACAAAATTATCTGAATTCTATGAATTCCATAGCTTCCGGAACATCTAGTTGGTATGTAAATAATGTTCCGTCGTACGAAAATACAAGGTCGAATGGGAATTTACTACTACAAAATCATGGCATGGGAAATGTTGGCGCAGATCGCCTGCAGCAACTTTCTCAAGCTCCGTATAAAGAATATTCCCATGTATTTGGGCAGGCAGATTCTTCAATCTCATCAGGTGGAATGGGAGGTTTCTATAAACCGATGGTTGCATCGTCGCCTTCACCTACAATGCCTTCTCAGTCTCACCCTCAACATCATGGCTCACGGAACACCACCGCATCTTCGCCTGCACTTACAGTTCCACCTTCCCTTGGGCTCTTTTGCGGTCATCAGAATCCATCCGCCAGATCATTCAGCTCACATTCACATGTGGATTGGAATACGGGGGGCATGGTGCAAGAATTTGACTACAACAATATAGATTGGAGTTTAGATTGCCCACCGTCATCCAGATCAGgtgatgtatggctaggattctCATCGTCATTGAGAAACAACGCCGGGAATAGGATGGCCAGTTCTTATATGACTGGATCTCGAAACGTTGGCACGGCGAGGGAAATTTCATCGTCTGCTGGATTGCGAGATTGGACCTCACCTTTTGCTGGGAAGGACATATTCAGTGCTCCCAGAAAGTTTGTTACCTTTCCTCCTATGTAGTAATGGGATCATAAGGGGATGTCTTAATATTGTTGTTTCTGGTTTTCCAGTGAAATTCATCTTCTGATTTGtggtttataattgtttttccaACTACTCCTCAtacttttcttctcttcattttcatgtgttttattttaattgaagtgCTTTTCTAATGCTGATTGTGCTTGATGACATTAAAAACTAACATAGGAGTTTTAACTAGGAGGTGTCAAACCttaaaaactaacataaccatATTAATTTACTAccttttttctattaaaaataatatattattgaaGGATTAAGCTTCCTTACCTTCAGAACTTAACAAGATTGAAAAAGAGAAGTTACtcacaattttttagttttagtttcaAACAACGAATTTAGGATGTAAGGAGGTTTCTTAATTGATAGATTGAAGACAATAATAAGTAAAATATAGTGGGATGGAGTTCTATCATAGCAATTCATAAGAATAGACTCTATCCAGTcattaaatgttaaaaatatatatgatttcatGTTGATTAAGGATTAAGAATAGTAGTTAAagtaaaactcattttcttgtTTCCTTTAAGTGCAAAactttatcaaataaaaaaaattaaactaatacaGTGAAAATTATTAGTGAAAATTTTCAGTTATATAATTTGCagtgaaaattaaactaatacaGTGAAAATTATTAGTGGTACATAAAAGAAATACATTATTAGTGTCAAATAATTTGCAGTTATATATAAAGTGAAAATTTACTATTCTGCCTCGTCATCTTATTacatgtatttttaaagtgtctATATAAAGTTCACACGTTTTAGCATAACCGGCAAGAATACCAAATTGTTAGATCGGACGTTGTGACAAAGGGTTCGAATTCTGGCTCTACATTTTGTGTGTACAAGTTTTCAAGTAGctattatcatattatttatctaaaaaaagttttttgcaagaatttttttttttatatgaggTTGCAAAATGGTGAGGTATTGATTGTCggtgtaaaataaaattagctcTTGTACAGTAATTTCTCTACACTATTTTCTAgtctgaaatttttttaaaacacaaatctagaatgagattttttttggttactttaGATATTTTTATGTAACTTTTCAAATCATTATTTTCtggttattaatattttataattctctaaagagaaaaattacCCATTTCAAGCCTCCTGTAAGCTTTAATAATACAAAATACAAAAGTCTAAACTcgtaattaaaataacaaatgtaAACTTCGAAGTTGGCTTTTATCATATTCATGAATTCagtttaattttctttcatCCTTCACAGCAACAAAGGTCTCAACATCCATAAGCAGGCAAGAAAAACCCTATAAAGACCCTAAATCCTAAAAAGATCAAGTTCCTTACAAACAGTTATGAAATAGGACAACTGAGTCGGGTAATCTGAAAGGTGGAAAGAGGACTTCATCAAACTGCTCCAAACAtactgaaaaatttaaaaatatgactttaattgaaaataaaattcaagaTTTTTACTTGAAAGAGACTCAAGATACTTCAATTCATGTCAAATGACTATTTTCCACCTATCTTTGGAATCTATATACATTATCTTTAA from Medicago truncatula cultivar Jemalong A17 chromosome 8, MtrunA17r5.0-ANR, whole genome shotgun sequence includes the following:
- the LOC11425035 gene encoding uncharacterized protein, whose product is MSPSMKSKSKSKAKAAKEQQKTSPKTSGSTNDESSIPSSACDLETSLVDSSSIVNDNSQFAKINETDDHSISPQGTVSEYDSVSNNGSCSGESEDTKEKAANSSTRLEFIPGCDNDRRDKIRLKNERKHQRQRERRAHELHERCVAYLMSRKLEKLVQKLVAMGFTTERATLALKLNNGKLEESISWLFEGGSEAKDTTNLVSDGNLKIDISEALEQIYALEVKYNCSKQEVERAVVACEGDLQKAENTLKSQKEESHVNQSEDSAQNNNSSIRSHGLQPASVSIQQRGNESDFNYYNVRGADSMFHDPENRNPQSLHLNHQNELTQKRWGVGATASNPSNMLQSMQAMSPYVKMEVQPSAFRNDGRMIHQGVGREPVVMMQHPQFADAKQNYLNSMNSIASGTSSWYVNNVPSYENTRSNGNLLLQNHGMGNVGADRLQQLSQAPYKEYSHVFGQADSSISSGGMGGFYKPMVASSPSPTMPSQSHPQHHGSRNTTASSPALTVPPSLGLFCGHQNPSARSFSSHSHVDWNTGGMVQEFDYNNIDWSLDCPPSSRSGDVWLGFSSSLRNNAGNRMASSYMTGSRNVGTAREISSSAGLRDWTSPFAGKDIFSAPRKFVTFPPM